One genomic window of bacterium includes the following:
- a CDS encoding radical SAM protein: MSRHPLPTGSSEFPPDVIAAAARAGRLLTMEIEFSLRCNFRCPYCYVPGKEQAPDELSVEEIRSAILQAKALGASRIIVLGGEPTIYPATPELIAFMRENGLEVELFTNGTGITGEFARMLHRHQVRVALKMNAFDPALQDRLSGRDGAHRIIGAALERLKALGYPDAGHQLAISSVICRQNIADLPRLWQWAREQGILPYFEIITPQANALDNPWLDVHPPELEAFFRTIADLDERLFGHRWEIQPPLVGGQCMRHQYSCVVTARGDVMPCVGVAIALGNIREQPLAEILAGSQVLRDLKNYRETIKGGCSTCDRADVCYGCRGAAFQITSDYLASDPLCWRNWREERRAAGSRDAR, translated from the coding sequence GTGAGCCGACACCCCCTGCCCACCGGCTCTTCCGAGTTCCCGCCCGACGTCATCGCCGCGGCCGCCCGCGCGGGCCGCCTGCTGACGATGGAGATCGAGTTCAGCCTGCGCTGCAACTTCCGCTGCCCGTACTGCTACGTGCCCGGGAAGGAGCAGGCGCCCGACGAGCTCTCCGTGGAGGAGATCCGCTCGGCCATCCTCCAGGCCAAGGCGCTCGGCGCGAGCAGGATCATCGTGCTCGGCGGCGAGCCGACGATCTACCCCGCCACGCCGGAGCTGATCGCGTTCATGCGGGAGAACGGCCTGGAGGTCGAGCTGTTCACCAACGGCACGGGGATCACCGGGGAGTTCGCCCGCATGCTGCACCGCCACCAGGTGCGGGTGGCCCTGAAGATGAACGCCTTCGACCCGGCGCTGCAGGACCGGCTCTCGGGGCGCGACGGCGCGCACCGCATCATCGGCGCGGCGCTGGAGCGGCTCAAGGCCCTCGGCTATCCCGATGCGGGGCACCAGCTCGCGATCAGCTCCGTGATCTGCCGGCAGAACATCGCCGACCTGCCGCGCCTCTGGCAGTGGGCGCGGGAGCAGGGGATCCTGCCGTACTTCGAGATCATCACGCCCCAGGCCAACGCCCTGGACAACCCGTGGCTGGACGTGCACCCCCCCGAGCTGGAGGCGTTCTTCCGCACGATTGCCGACCTGGACGAGCGCCTCTTCGGCCACCGCTGGGAGATCCAGCCGCCCCTCGTCGGCGGCCAGTGCATGCGCCACCAGTACTCGTGCGTCGTGACCGCCCGGGGCGACGTCATGCCCTGCGTCGGCGTCGCCATCGCGCTCGGGAACATCCGCGAGCAGCCGCTGGCCGAGATCCTCGCCGGCAGCCAGGTGCTCAGGGACCTGAAGAACTACCGCGAGACGATCAAGGGCGGCTGCAGCACCTGCGACCGCGCGGATGTCTGCTACGGCTGCCGGGGCGCTGCCTTCCAGATCACCAGCGACTACCTGGCGTCCGATCCGCTCTGCTGGCGCAACTGGCGGGAGGAGCGTCGAGCCGCCGGCTCACGGGACGCCCGCTAG
- a CDS encoding AMP-binding protein: MDDSASDSRLRGLIGRLLAGPDDPRRHFVIGGATYAEVHALAAGIAAECGAEAAPLCLCAQDRSVVAAALLATLAGPATLVLPHAFDEAVLEEVRQATGCGTVISDVPRPVPAGVRICIPGARRTPPRPLADAPGRKSPGDRWLRLFTGGSTGAPKMWTKTVRNLLAETSAIVGRYRVTDRDRVLATVNSNHIYGLLYAVLTPLAASASVAAETPTFPAEIQAAGRRGGATILVSVPAHYRALNGQPCDLPALRLAFSSAGSLAEEDALAFSARTGAPVAEIYGSTETGGIAARVRHAGERDFKAFPEIAVRLNEGRLAVRSEYLSPELPRDDDGFHLTSDLAQATPGARFELRGRADGVVKVGGRRVDLEAVRQGLSGLPGVRDAVALALPVGNGREHQIVAVVEGDPASLDLGPAALASLPPHARPRAVKVLARIPVTAAGKIDRKAIAALFQRAKS; this comes from the coding sequence ATGGACGATTCAGCTTCGGACAGCCGGCTGCGGGGGTTGATCGGCCGCCTGCTCGCCGGCCCCGACGACCCCCGGCGGCACTTCGTGATCGGGGGGGCGACGTACGCGGAGGTCCACGCCCTCGCCGCGGGGATCGCGGCGGAGTGCGGGGCCGAGGCGGCGCCACTCTGCCTCTGCGCGCAGGACCGCTCCGTGGTCGCCGCCGCCCTGCTGGCGACCCTGGCCGGCCCCGCGACGCTGGTGCTGCCCCACGCCTTCGACGAGGCGGTGCTGGAGGAGGTGCGGCAGGCGACAGGCTGCGGCACCGTGATCAGCGACGTGCCCCGGCCGGTCCCGGCCGGCGTGCGCATCTGCATCCCGGGCGCGCGCCGCACGCCCCCGCGGCCGTTGGCCGACGCTCCGGGGCGCAAGTCCCCCGGCGATCGCTGGCTGCGGCTGTTCACCGGCGGTTCGACGGGCGCGCCCAAGATGTGGACCAAGACGGTGCGCAACCTCCTGGCGGAGACGTCCGCCATCGTCGGGCGCTACCGGGTCACCGACCGGGACCGCGTCCTCGCGACGGTGAACTCGAACCACATCTACGGGCTGCTCTACGCCGTTCTCACGCCGCTGGCGGCATCCGCGTCGGTCGCGGCCGAGACCCCCACGTTCCCCGCCGAGATCCAGGCCGCCGGCCGCCGGGGCGGGGCGACGATCCTGGTCAGCGTGCCTGCCCACTACCGGGCGCTCAACGGCCAGCCCTGCGACCTGCCGGCGCTGCGCCTGGCGTTCTCCTCCGCCGGCAGCCTCGCGGAAGAGGACGCGCTCGCCTTCAGCGCTCGGACCGGCGCGCCCGTCGCGGAGATCTACGGCTCGACCGAGACCGGCGGCATCGCGGCGCGGGTCCGTCACGCCGGCGAGCGGGACTTCAAGGCCTTCCCCGAGATCGCCGTGCGGCTCAACGAGGGGCGACTGGCCGTGCGCTCCGAGTACCTCTCGCCCGAACTGCCACGGGATGACGACGGCTTCCATCTCACGAGCGATCTGGCGCAGGCCACGCCGGGCGCGCGCTTCGAGCTGCGCGGCCGGGCCGACGGCGTCGTCAAGGTCGGCGGCAGGCGCGTCGACCTGGAGGCGGTGCGCCAGGGTCTCTCGGGTCTGCCGGGAGTCCGCGACGCGGTCGCCCTCGCCCTCCCCGTGGGCAACGGCCGCGAGCACCAGATCGTCGCGGTCGTCGAAGGCGATCCCGCGAGCCTGGACCTCGGGCCGGCCGCGCTGGCCTCCCTGCCGCCCCACGCGCGGCCGCGCGCCGTCAAGGTGCTCGCCAGGATCCCCGTGACCGCCGCGGGCAAGATCGACCGCAAGGCCATCGCGGCCCTCTTCCAGCGGGCGAAGAGCTAG
- a CDS encoding beta-ketoacyl-ACP synthase III produces MANPVFITDFGSFLPNAPVANDRIEDVLGMVGGRKSRARAIVLRNNGIRTRHYAVDPASGAFTHTNARMTAEAVRALVARSGIGLDDIDCLCCGTSSPDQIQPSHGCMVQGELALPPREVVTTSGVCLCGLAAMKYAWMTVAAGLVGRAVSTGSEFASSVMKASTFWCDEGAGVDELEKRPSLAFEKDFLRWMLSDGAGAALLTNRRAPDRLALAVDWIETRSYAGRLPVCMYAGAVKREDGSLEGMRSVDQPARIVKEHFLALKQDARLLDEHMVAVATEVLLEVAGKRGLAAGDVTWFLPHYSSEYFRPRLHAAFAAAGFPIDFARWFSNLPAKGNVGSAAIYLILEELFYSGRLKRGDRLLCLVPESARFSVGYMLLTVV; encoded by the coding sequence ATGGCGAACCCGGTCTTCATCACCGACTTCGGCTCCTTCCTGCCGAACGCGCCCGTCGCGAACGACAGGATCGAGGATGTCCTCGGGATGGTCGGCGGCCGCAAGTCGCGCGCCCGCGCGATCGTGCTGCGCAACAACGGCATCAGGACCCGCCACTACGCCGTCGACCCGGCGTCCGGGGCCTTCACCCACACCAACGCCCGGATGACGGCCGAGGCGGTGCGGGCGCTGGTCGCCAGGAGCGGCATCGGGCTCGACGACATCGACTGCCTCTGCTGCGGCACGTCGAGCCCCGACCAGATCCAGCCCTCCCACGGCTGCATGGTCCAGGGGGAGCTTGCCCTGCCGCCGCGGGAGGTGGTGACCACGTCCGGCGTCTGTCTCTGCGGCCTGGCGGCGATGAAGTACGCCTGGATGACCGTCGCCGCCGGGCTCGTCGGGAGGGCCGTCTCGACCGGGTCGGAGTTCGCATCGAGCGTGATGAAGGCGTCCACGTTCTGGTGCGACGAGGGCGCCGGTGTCGACGAGCTGGAAAAGCGGCCTTCCCTGGCGTTCGAGAAGGACTTTCTGCGGTGGATGCTCTCCGACGGGGCCGGGGCCGCGCTGCTGACAAACAGGCGCGCCCCCGACCGGCTGGCCCTCGCCGTGGACTGGATCGAGACCCGATCGTACGCGGGCCGCCTGCCCGTGTGCATGTACGCCGGCGCCGTGAAACGCGAGGACGGCTCGCTGGAGGGGATGCGCTCGGTCGACCAGCCCGCGCGGATCGTGAAGGAGCACTTCCTCGCGCTCAAGCAGGATGCGCGGCTTTTGGATGAGCACATGGTCGCCGTGGCGACGGAGGTCCTGCTGGAGGTGGCCGGGAAGCGGGGGCTCGCGGCGGGCGACGTCACCTGGTTTCTCCCGCACTACTCGTCGGAGTACTTCAGGCCCCGGCTGCACGCCGCGTTCGCGGCGGCCGGCTTCCCGATCGACTTCGCGCGGTGGTTCAGCAACCTTCCCGCCAAGGGCAACGTCGGCTCGGCCGCCATCTACCTGATCCTCGAGGAGCTCTTCTACTCGGGCCGGCTCAAGCGTGGGGACCGCCTGCTCTGCCTCGTCCCGGAGAGCGCCCGGTTCTCGGTCGGCTACATGCTGCTGACCGTGGTGTGA
- a CDS encoding phosphopantetheine-binding protein, with protein MKKGSEDEELKSRLKALIIRECRLDIAPESIPEDLALIGPGSTLELDSLDTLQLVVALKKDYGVQINDRKEAMRVMKSLNALADVIQPGAPVT; from the coding sequence GTGAAGAAGGGCTCCGAGGACGAAGAGCTGAAGTCGAGGCTGAAGGCGCTGATCATCAGGGAGTGCAGGCTCGACATTGCGCCGGAATCCATCCCCGAGGACCTGGCCCTGATCGGGCCGGGATCGACGCTGGAGCTCGATTCGCTGGACACGCTGCAGCTGGTGGTGGCCCTCAAGAAGGACTACGGGGTGCAGATCAACGACCGGAAGGAGGCCATGCGGGTGATGAAATCCCTGAACGCGCTGGCCGACGTCATCCAGCCCGGCGCCCCCGTCACCTGA
- a CDS encoding ABC transporter permease, protein MARLIASVVKEARVVARDRDALAVLFLMPLAFVLIMSLALEDVFKEKGGGAVFAGAVLDLDGGAVGTAVLRGFSGLPGIEARSVDGTEADLRKAVADGRYSFGIVVPPGATGAAMSAGGRTGAGAATPAVSLRLLVDPSLRGDHRALVASVLNQALLGVELKLAGEAIGAAPPRLFAALAPENASGKSVALPTAVQQSVPAYSLFAMFFVVVPLSVAFVKERQEGTLVRILSMPVSASTMLLGKAIPFFVINQVQLALMLLTGIYIVPLLGGDALRLGNSPAALAVVATGASLAAVSYGIMISTFCRSVEQAATLGGTSAIIFGALGGVMVPTFEMPRYLQKATVLSPMSWGLEAFLDIFVRDGGVREILPRVAALAVFSLVCASVAVVRFRWIASRS, encoded by the coding sequence GTGGCACGGCTGATCGCGTCCGTCGTCAAGGAAGCCCGGGTCGTCGCGCGGGACCGCGACGCCCTCGCGGTGCTCTTCCTGATGCCGCTGGCCTTCGTGCTCATCATGTCCCTGGCGCTCGAGGACGTCTTCAAGGAGAAGGGCGGCGGCGCCGTCTTCGCGGGCGCGGTGCTGGACCTGGACGGGGGCGCGGTGGGGACCGCCGTCCTGCGGGGGTTCTCCGGCCTGCCGGGCATCGAGGCGCGCTCCGTGGACGGCACCGAGGCGGACCTCAGGAAGGCAGTGGCGGACGGCCGCTACTCCTTCGGCATCGTCGTCCCTCCCGGTGCGACGGGCGCCGCGATGAGCGCGGGGGGCCGGACCGGGGCCGGAGCCGCGACGCCCGCCGTGTCCCTGCGGCTGCTGGTCGACCCCTCGCTGCGGGGGGATCACCGCGCCCTGGTGGCCTCGGTCCTGAACCAGGCGCTCCTCGGCGTGGAGCTGAAGCTGGCCGGCGAGGCGATCGGCGCCGCGCCTCCGCGCCTGTTCGCGGCGCTGGCGCCGGAGAACGCCTCGGGGAAGTCCGTCGCCCTGCCGACCGCGGTCCAGCAGAGCGTCCCCGCCTATTCCCTCTTCGCGATGTTCTTCGTCGTCGTCCCTCTCTCCGTGGCGTTCGTCAAGGAGCGCCAGGAGGGAACCCTCGTGCGGATCCTGTCGATGCCCGTGTCCGCCTCGACCATGTTGCTGGGCAAGGCAATCCCCTTCTTCGTCATCAACCAGGTCCAGCTCGCCCTCATGCTCCTGACCGGCATCTACATCGTCCCGCTCCTCGGCGGCGATGCGCTGCGCCTGGGCAACTCGCCGGCGGCCCTGGCGGTCGTCGCCACGGGCGCGAGCCTCGCGGCGGTCAGCTACGGCATCATGATCTCGACCTTCTGCCGGTCCGTCGAGCAGGCCGCCACCCTCGGCGGGACGTCGGCGATCATCTTCGGCGCCCTCGGCGGTGTCATGGTGCCGACGTTCGAGATGCCGCGCTACCTGCAGAAGGCGACGGTGCTCTCGCCGATGTCCTGGGGGCTGGAGGCGTTCCTCGACATCTTCGTGCGCGACGGGGGCGTCCGGGAGATACTGCCCAGGGTCGCGGCCCTGGCCGTGTTCTCCCTGGTGTGCGCGTCGGTGGCGGTGGTCCGGTTCAGGTGGATTGCGAGCCGCTCCTGA
- a CDS encoding ABC transporter ATP-binding protein — protein sequence MSKTYRRADGPALDGMSLSIGRGSFFGLLGPNGAGKTTLLSILCTLIRPDSGTVSIDGHPLSERPSAIKATLGYVPQDIALYPTLSARENLAFFGAMQGLRAPALAKEIERCLDIADLHDLADRRVRTLSGGQKRRLSLAVGLIHNPRLLLLDEPTVGIDPPSRHFLYDSLKRMNAEGMTVLYASHYLEEVEYLCQEIAILDRGRLIATGPVRELLARFGHDVIAIRTAAPVPDAVVREAGGLPSVREARWRDGALTLISASPARTTRNALALLEERGIGVLSLRQGTASLEELFLSLTQGRSGTGGHPPWHG from the coding sequence GTGTCGAAGACCTACCGGCGCGCGGACGGGCCCGCCCTCGACGGGATGAGCCTTTCCATCGGACGGGGGAGCTTCTTCGGCCTCCTCGGCCCGAACGGCGCCGGCAAGACCACGCTCCTCTCCATCCTCTGCACGTTGATCCGGCCTGATTCGGGCACGGTCTCGATCGACGGGCATCCGCTTTCGGAGCGCCCTTCGGCGATCAAGGCCACGCTGGGATACGTGCCCCAGGACATCGCGCTCTACCCCACCCTGTCCGCGCGCGAGAACCTGGCGTTCTTCGGCGCCATGCAGGGACTGCGGGCGCCGGCGCTGGCGAAGGAGATCGAGCGCTGCCTGGATATAGCGGACCTCCACGACCTCGCGGACAGGCGGGTCCGGACGCTCTCGGGCGGACAGAAGCGCAGGCTGAGCCTCGCCGTCGGGCTGATCCACAACCCGCGGCTGCTCCTTCTGGACGAGCCCACCGTCGGCATCGACCCGCCGTCCCGGCACTTTCTCTACGACAGCCTCAAGCGCATGAACGCCGAGGGGATGACGGTCCTCTACGCGAGCCACTACCTGGAAGAGGTGGAGTACCTGTGCCAGGAGATCGCGATCCTGGACCGGGGGCGGCTGATCGCCACCGGACCGGTGAGGGAGCTGCTCGCGCGCTTCGGGCACGACGTCATCGCGATCAGGACGGCTGCGCCGGTCCCCGACGCCGTCGTGCGCGAGGCCGGCGGCCTGCCGTCCGTCCGGGAGGCGCGCTGGCGGGACGGCGCGCTGACGCTGATCAGCGCCTCGCCGGCCAGGACGACCCGCAACGCGCTCGCCCTCCTCGAGGAGCGCGGCATCGGCGTGCTGTCGCTGCGCCAGGGCACTGCCAGCCTCGAGGAGCTCTTTCTCTCGCTCACGCAGGGCCGCAGCGGCACCGGGGGACATCCGCCGTGGCACGGCTGA
- a CDS encoding AMP-binding protein, with the protein MSRPWQDKYDHPVPEPFTFPETTLDRVLAATAAAHPDWVALSAGDDNTTYAQLDERATRVAHGLRALGIAKGDRVALMLPNAAAYPLAAAAAHKIGAVIVNVGAMTKGPEFAAIARATGARVLVTLDVFLPNVHGALAASGIEHLVLHSVSGLERQLPPPGVPTVPLGDLLRSHPATALPPVAAPEDLALLQMTSGTSGRPKAVKLTHRNIVANLYQIEAFRPVAGAANGAVICLPPFFHVFGFTIGLQLSVLRGYRMVLVPRFDPLAIVPLLALVEKHRPVVSLPGVPALWKVLVKHLEASPAAREMFAAIEMPSCGGAPLPPELKERFHQLTGRRLHEAYGLSEAASTTHMTPVSRPCPAGSMGIPIPGIDARIADLDAPARTVPTGEVGELAVRGPQVMAGYWLAPDATESTSRLRDGWLFTGDLARMDADGFFFIVDRRDDLIITSGFNVYPSEVEAVLKAHPGVADAAVVGVPDPSHGKVVIARVVPREKVELSAAEVLEHCRQRLPDHKVPRRVLVVDEIPKSPVGKPLRRQLRAEG; encoded by the coding sequence ATGAGCCGGCCCTGGCAGGACAAGTACGACCACCCGGTCCCCGAGCCGTTCACGTTCCCGGAGACCACGCTCGACCGGGTCCTCGCCGCCACCGCCGCGGCGCACCCTGACTGGGTCGCGCTCAGCGCGGGCGACGACAATACGACGTACGCCCAGCTCGACGAGCGCGCCACCCGCGTCGCGCACGGGCTGCGGGCGCTCGGGATCGCGAAGGGGGACCGCGTCGCGCTGATGCTCCCCAACGCCGCGGCCTACCCGCTGGCGGCGGCCGCGGCGCACAAGATCGGCGCCGTGATCGTGAATGTCGGCGCGATGACCAAGGGGCCGGAGTTCGCCGCCATCGCCCGCGCGACCGGCGCCCGCGTCCTCGTGACCCTGGACGTGTTCCTGCCGAACGTCCACGGGGCGCTGGCCGCCTCGGGCATCGAGCACCTGGTCCTGCACTCGGTGTCGGGGCTCGAGCGGCAGCTGCCGCCTCCCGGCGTGCCGACGGTGCCCCTCGGCGACCTGCTGCGTTCGCACCCGGCGACGGCGCTGCCCCCGGTGGCGGCGCCGGAGGACCTCGCGCTGCTGCAGATGACGAGCGGCACCAGCGGCAGGCCGAAGGCCGTGAAGCTGACGCACCGGAACATCGTCGCGAACCTGTACCAGATCGAGGCCTTTCGGCCGGTCGCCGGCGCGGCCAACGGCGCGGTGATCTGCCTGCCGCCGTTCTTCCACGTCTTCGGCTTCACGATCGGGCTCCAGCTCTCCGTGCTGCGCGGCTACCGCATGGTGCTCGTGCCGCGCTTCGACCCGCTGGCCATCGTGCCGCTGCTCGCGCTGGTCGAGAAGCACCGGCCGGTGGTCTCGCTGCCCGGCGTCCCGGCGCTCTGGAAGGTGCTGGTGAAGCACCTCGAGGCCAGCCCGGCGGCGCGCGAGATGTTCGCCGCCATCGAGATGCCCTCGTGCGGCGGCGCGCCGCTGCCGCCGGAGCTCAAGGAGCGCTTCCATCAGCTCACCGGCCGCCGGCTCCACGAGGCGTACGGCCTGTCCGAGGCCGCCTCGACGACGCACATGACGCCCGTGTCGCGCCCGTGCCCGGCAGGGTCGATGGGCATCCCGATCCCGGGGATCGACGCGCGGATCGCGGACCTCGACGCCCCCGCGCGGACGGTCCCCACCGGCGAAGTCGGCGAGCTGGCGGTGCGCGGGCCGCAGGTGATGGCGGGGTACTGGCTGGCGCCCGACGCCACGGAGTCGACCTCGCGGCTGAGGGACGGCTGGCTCTTCACCGGGGACCTGGCCCGCATGGACGCGGACGGGTTCTTCTTCATCGTCGACCGCAGGGACGACCTGATCATCACGAGCGGCTTCAACGTCTACCCGAGCGAGGTGGAGGCGGTGCTCAAGGCGCACCCCGGGGTCGCGGATGCCGCGGTGGTCGGCGTCCCGGACCCCTCGCACGGCAAGGTGGTCATCGCGCGGGTCGTGCCGCGGGAGAAGGTCGAGCTGAGCGCCGCCGAGGTGCTCGAGCACTGCCGGCAGCGCCTGCCCGACCACAAGGTGCCGCGCCGCGTGCTCGTCGTCGACGAGATCCCCAAGTCGCCGGTGGGCAAGCCGCTGCGGCGGCAGTTGCGGGCGGAGGGCTAG
- a CDS encoding outer membrane beta-barrel protein gives MKKMLRLVVVAVALVAAAAGPSAAQELRFGAQASYGSFSEFGVGARAEMDLGHLVENLSVSTSLDYFFESDGTDHHTDAFSRVYAYDYETKLWALNVNAIYDLRMLDIPETFQVYVGGGLNYTNEKYDYPYSGLYYVGSYERRTDNDGFGLNVLAGCRFNLNLMVVPFVEVRYTLGGVEDQFITSVGVSYSLPR, from the coding sequence ATGAAGAAGATGCTGCGTCTCGTTGTCGTTGCGGTGGCGCTGGTCGCGGCTGCCGCCGGACCCTCGGCCGCCCAGGAACTGCGCTTCGGCGCGCAGGCCAGCTATGGGAGCTTCTCGGAGTTCGGCGTCGGCGCGCGCGCGGAGATGGACCTGGGCCACCTGGTCGAGAACCTCAGCGTCTCGACCTCGCTCGATTACTTCTTCGAGAGCGACGGGACCGATCACCACACCGACGCCTTCAGCCGCGTCTACGCCTACGACTACGAGACGAAGCTCTGGGCCCTCAACGTCAACGCGATCTACGACCTGAGGATGCTGGATATCCCGGAGACGTTCCAGGTCTACGTCGGGGGCGGGCTGAACTACACGAACGAGAAATACGACTACCCGTACTCCGGCCTCTACTACGTCGGGTCGTACGAGCGCCGCACCGACAACGACGGCTTCGGGCTCAACGTGCTCGCCGGCTGCCGCTTCAACCTCAACCTGATGGTCGTGCCGTTCGTCGAGGTGCGTTACACGCTGGGCGGTGTCGAGGACCAGTTCATCACGTCGGTGGGCGTGAGCTACTCGCTGCCCCGCTAG
- a CDS encoding BtrH N-terminal domain-containing protein, with the protein MARAFDHRHSGHCETGALSALLRDRGLDLSEPMVFGLGGGVFFVHAPFVRVGGVPLTAYRDAPGAIVRRVCARLGIRMRTHRFRSESQGEEKLDALLAAGNSVGLRASVYCLPYFPREMRFRFNAHHLVVFDREGGEYLVSDPVFDHVERCPAADLARARFAKGLFAPRGLLFYPERIPRDFDLDRAVRKSIRFTCRRMTATLPFIGVRGIRYLARRMRRWPAKQDYADAVLNVGTVVRMQEEIGTGGAGFRFMYAAFLQEAAEVTGLPALRDEGRAMAETGDRWRDFAVQGARLCKGHVRGDAAFDELAAMLVECADREEGLYRRLLTIVR; encoded by the coding sequence GTGGCCCGGGCCTTCGATCACCGCCATTCGGGGCACTGCGAGACCGGGGCGCTGTCCGCGCTGTTGAGGGACCGCGGACTCGACCTGAGCGAGCCCATGGTCTTCGGCCTCGGCGGGGGCGTCTTCTTCGTCCACGCGCCATTCGTGCGCGTGGGGGGCGTGCCGCTCACGGCGTACCGCGACGCGCCAGGGGCGATCGTGCGCAGGGTGTGCGCGCGGCTGGGGATCCGCATGCGGACGCACCGCTTCCGGAGCGAGTCGCAGGGCGAAGAGAAGCTCGATGCCCTCCTGGCGGCCGGGAACTCCGTCGGACTGAGGGCGAGCGTCTACTGTCTCCCGTACTTCCCGAGGGAGATGCGCTTTCGCTTCAACGCGCACCACCTGGTGGTCTTCGACAGGGAAGGCGGCGAGTACCTGGTCAGCGACCCCGTGTTCGACCACGTCGAGCGCTGCCCGGCGGCGGACCTCGCGCGGGCGCGCTTTGCGAAGGGACTGTTCGCGCCCAGGGGGCTTCTCTTCTACCCGGAGCGCATTCCGCGGGACTTCGACCTGGACCGCGCCGTCAGGAAGAGCATCCGCTTCACCTGCAGGCGCATGACCGCGACGCTGCCGTTCATCGGCGTGCGCGGCATCAGGTACCTGGCGCGCCGGATGCGGCGGTGGCCGGCGAAGCAGGACTACGCGGATGCGGTCCTGAACGTGGGGACCGTCGTCCGGATGCAGGAGGAGATCGGCACGGGCGGGGCGGGCTTCCGTTTCATGTACGCAGCGTTCCTGCAGGAGGCGGCCGAGGTGACCGGGCTCCCGGCACTCAGGGACGAGGGCAGGGCCATGGCCGAGACGGGGGACCGCTGGCGGGACTTCGCGGTGCAGGGGGCCCGGCTCTGCAAGGGCCACGTGCGGGGGGACGCGGCGTTCGACGAGCTCGCCGCGATGCTCGTGGAGTGCGCGGACCGGGAAGAGGGCCTCTATCGGCGGCTGCTCACGATCGTCAGGTGA
- a CDS encoding dialkylresorcinol condensing enzyme: MRKRVLVLHYSQTGQLTSAIRSMIGPLERDPEIEVTWEELKPVRPYPFPWPLLQFFDVFPESVFLDPPAMQPVAFDPDSRFDLVVIAYQVWFLSPSLPVTGFLKSEAARVLDGAPVVTVIVCRNMWLTAQEKMRALIEARGGRLVDNVALVDRGSPWTTFVTTPRWLLTGRKGPFWGIFPGAGVSRQDIEGAARFGRALADGLRKTGDGPVRESMLAGLGAVRVNPAYIMSERMGQRSFRAWGRLLRALGPPAAPLRRVALVVYVVFLVCLILTVVPLGIVVRAVLRPFLRRRLDAEVARLEGPSGSSTERVQSFGSA, encoded by the coding sequence ATGAGGAAGCGGGTCCTCGTCCTCCACTACTCGCAGACCGGCCAGCTCACGTCGGCCATCCGGTCCATGATCGGCCCCCTCGAGCGCGATCCGGAGATCGAGGTCACGTGGGAGGAACTCAAGCCGGTCCGGCCGTACCCCTTTCCCTGGCCGCTGCTGCAGTTCTTCGACGTCTTCCCCGAGTCGGTGTTCCTGGACCCGCCCGCGATGCAGCCGGTCGCCTTCGATCCCGACAGCAGGTTCGACCTCGTCGTCATCGCCTACCAGGTGTGGTTCCTCTCGCCGTCGCTGCCGGTCACCGGCTTCCTCAAGTCGGAGGCCGCGCGCGTCCTCGACGGCGCGCCCGTCGTCACGGTGATCGTCTGCCGGAACATGTGGCTCACGGCCCAGGAAAAGATGAGGGCGCTGATCGAAGCCCGGGGCGGGCGGCTCGTGGACAACGTGGCCCTCGTCGACCGGGGCTCGCCGTGGACCACCTTCGTCACGACGCCGCGCTGGCTGCTCACCGGGCGCAAGGGGCCCTTCTGGGGCATCTTTCCCGGCGCGGGCGTGAGCCGCCAGGACATCGAAGGGGCGGCGCGGTTCGGCAGGGCGCTCGCGGACGGGTTGCGAAAGACGGGAGACGGCCCGGTCCGCGAATCGATGCTCGCGGGCCTCGGCGCCGTGCGGGTGAATCCGGCGTACATCATGAGCGAGCGGATGGGCCAGAGGAGCTTCCGCGCGTGGGGCCGGCTCCTCAGGGCCCTCGGCCCGCCGGCCGCGCCGCTGCGGCGGGTGGCGCTCGTCGTCTACGTCGTGTTCCTCGTGTGCCTGATCCTGACCGTCGTCCCCCTGGGGATCGTGGTGCGGGCGGTTCTCCGGCCGTTTCTCCGACGGAGGCTGGATGCCGAGGTCGCGCGCCTGGAGGGACCCTCCGGCTCCTCCACCGAGCGCGTGCAATCCTTTGGCAGCGCGTGA